One window of Gavia stellata isolate bGavSte3 chromosome Z, bGavSte3.hap2, whole genome shotgun sequence genomic DNA carries:
- the DHX29 gene encoding ATP-dependent RNA helicase DHX29 isoform X2 → MGGRNKKQRAGSAAHTASAATAAARARAAAEVGAAAAAEAGSRATSRPPPASKEPRVKQGPKTYSFSSTTDSSAAANLDKSVLKVMINGNLEKRIIDVINDHKKQNDDKGMISRRLTAKKLQDVYMALQRFSFKTEHIEEAMKNTLLYGGDLHSALDWLCLNLPDHALPEGFSQQFEEQQQKPRAKFCSPVLQREHPPGLVDNKKKENGPETKMNVEKEVSMKEWILRYAEQQSDEEKNESVTEADEEKFDPNERYVHLAAKLSEAKEQASISKQDKDKHGQKVAQEKIRRIQQEMAILEEHPVFNLAIKISNQQQNEKKKTPSPQLQETTLDLSLLEKPDGAAKEDKVKKKEPLDIRNFDYSARSWTGKSPKQFLIDWCRKNFPKSPNPAFEKVPVGKYWKCRVRITKSSDDVMAMCPTIVTEDSMQAQHLAATLALYHLTKGQSVHQLLPPTYRDVWLEWRDIEKKKEEENKIETNKPRDNFIARLLNKLKQQQQLQSENQPKVSEGPEDSWENLVSDEDFSSLSLATSDTDNLEPSRILFKKLQSSSRYQRLLNERQELPVFKHRYSIVETLKKHRVVVVAGETGSGKSTQVPHFLLEDLLLDEGSSKCNIVCTQPRRISAVSLATRVCEELGCESGPGGKNSLCGYQIRMESRTGEATRLLYCTTGVLLRKLQEDGLLSSISHVIVDEVHERSVQSDFLLVILKEILHKRSDLHLILMSATVDSEKFSSYFSHCPILRISGRSYPVEIFHVEDVIEATGYVLEKDSEYCQKFLEEEEEVTINVTSKGGGITKYQEYVPIQSGSGIDLAPYYEKYSSRTQQAIFYMNPYKINLELILELLAYLDRSPQFKNIEGAVLIFLPGLAHIQQLYDLISTDRRFNLRDRHRLIALHSVLSTQDQAAAFTIPPLGIRKIVLATNIAETGITIPDVVFVIDTGRTKENRYHESSQMSSLEETFVSKASALQRQGRAGRVRDGFCFRMYTRERFESFMEYSVPEILRVPLEELCLHIMKCNLGSPEDFLSRALDPPQQQVIGNAMNLLRKIGACLLNEPKLTPLGQHLAALPVNVKIGKMLIFGAIFGCLDPVATLAAVMTEKSPFTTPIGRKDEADLAKSSLAMAVSDHITIYNAYLGWKKARQEGGYRAEMTYCRRNFLNRTSLLTLEDVKHELIRVVRAAGFTAPTMQCGWDGNGATQSLSLHEIALLKAVLTAGLYDNVGKIIYTKSVDITEKLACMVETAQGKAQVHPSSVNRDLQTYGWLLYQEKVRYTKVYLRETTLISPFPILLFGGDIEVQHRERLLTVDGWIHFQAPVKIAVIFKQLRVLIESVLKKKLENPKMSLEDDKVLHIIKELIKTENGN, encoded by the exons GTAATGATAAATGGTAATTTGGAGAAAAGGATTATTGATGTAATCAATGaccataaaaaacaaaatgatgACAAAGGAATGATTTCCAGAAGACTTACTGCTAAGAAACTACAG GATGTATACATGGCTTTACAAAGATTCTCTTTTAAGACTGAGCACATTgaggaagcaatgaaaaacaCGCTTTTATATGGTGGTGATCTTCACTCTGCGCTTGATTGGCTTTGTTTAAATCTTCCTGACC atgcCTTGCCTGAAGGGTTTAGCCAGCAGTTTGAAGAACAGCAACAGAAACCTAGAGCAAAATTTTGTTCTCCTGTTTTACAACGTGAACATCCACCTGGCTTAGTagataataaaaagaaagaaaatggccCTGAAACTAAG ATGAATGTGGAGAAAGAAGTGAGTATGAAGGAATGGATTTTGCGATATGCCGAGCAACAGAGTGATGAAGAGAAGAATGAGTCTGTGACAGAGGCAGATGAAGAAAAGTTTGACCCA AATGAGAGGTATGTACATCTAGCTGCCAAGctttcagaagcaaaagaacaaGCAAGCATCTCCAAGCAAGACAAAGACAAGCACGGCCAGAAGGTAGcacaggagaaaataagaagaattCAGCAAG AAATGGCAATACTTGAAGAACATCCAGTATTTAATCTGGCTATAAAGATTtcaaaccaacaacaaaatgaaaagaaaaaaactcccTCACCTCAGCTGCAAGAAACCACTTTGGATTTGAGCTTGCTTGAAAAACCTGATGGTGCTGCAAAGGAAGACAAAG tgaaaaagaaagaaccaCTAGATATAAGAAATTTTGATTATAGTGCTCGAAGCTGGACTGGTAAATCTCCGAAACAATTTTTGATTGACTGGTGCAGGAAGAATTTTCCCAAGAGCCCAAATCCTGCTTTTGAAAAGGTTCCAGTTGGAAAATATTGGAAATGTAG GGTCAGGATTACCAAATCATCGGATGACGTAATGGCGATGTGTCCTACAATTGTAACAGAAGATAGTATGCAAGCACAACATCTAGCTGCTACTTTGGCACTCTACCATTTAACCAAAGGACAA TCAGTTCATCAGTTGCTGCCTCCTACCTACCGAGATGTCTGGCTGGAATGGAGggatattgaaaagaaaaaggaagaagaaaacaagatagAAACCAACAAACCTCGTGATAACTTTATTGCTAGATTATTAAACAAActcaaacaacaacaacagctaCAATCCGAAAACCAACCGAAAGTATCTGAGGGTCCTGAAGATTCCTGGGAAAACTTAGTTTCTGATGAGGACTTTAGCAGTCTCTCCCTTGCGACGTCAGACACAGATAATTTGGAACCTTCAAGGATTTTGTTCAAAAAGCTCCAAAGTTCCTCCAGATACCAGAGGCTTCTGAATGAGAGACAGGAGTTACCTGTGTTCAAGCACAGATACTCGATTGTAGAAACTCTTAAAAAACATCGAGTAGTTGTTGTGGCTGGTGAAACAGGCAGTGGGAAGAGTACCCAGGTGCCCCATTTCTTGCTAGAAGACTTGTTGCTAGATGAAGGATCAAGTAAATGTAATATCGTTTGTACACAACCCCGAAGAATCTCAGCAGTGAGTCTGGCAACCAGGGTTTGTGAAGAGCTAGGCTGTGAATCGGGACCGGGAGGAAAA AATTCCCTGTGCGGATATCAAATTCGTATGGAATCAAGAACAGGAGAAGCCACCAGGCTACTGTATTGTACAACAGGTGTCTTGCTTCGGAAACTTCAAGAAGATGGTCTTCTTTCAAGTATATCTCATGTTATTGTGGATGAG GTACATGAAAGAAGTGTCCAGTCTGATTTCTTGCTAGTTATTCTGAAGGAGATCTTACATAAGCGTTCAGACCTGCATCTGATTTTAATGAGTGCTACTGTAGACAGTGAGAAGTTTTCCAGCTATTTCTCACACTGTCCAATTTTAAGGATCTCAGGGAGGAGTTACCCTGTTGAG ATTTTCCATGTTGAAGATGTAATTGAAGCAACTGGCTATGTTCTGGAGAAAGACTCGGAATATTGTCAGAAGTtcttggaggaggaggaggaagtaaCAATAAATGTTACTAGCAAAGGAGGAGGCATTACAAAGTATCAG gagTATGTTCCAATCCAGTCTGGATCTGGTATTGATTTGGCTCCTTACTATGAGAAGTATAGCAGTCGTACGCAGCAAGCTATCTTCTATATGAACCCTTACAAGATCAACCTTGAACTTATCTTGGAGTTGCTTGCATACTTAG ATAGAAGTCCCCAGTTCAAGAACATTGAGGGTGCTGTGCTGATCTTTTTACCAGGCCTTGCCCATATCCAACAGCTGTACGATCTCATTTCAACTGACAGAAGATTTAACTTGCGTGACAG GCACAGGTTGATAGCTTTGCATTCTGTTCTTTCAACTCAAGATCAAGCAGCTGCATTTACAATACCTCCTCTTGGTATTAGAAAG ATTGTTTTGGCAACCAATATAGCAGAGACAGGTATTACAATACCAGATGTTGTCTTTGTAATTGATACTgggagaacaaaagaaaatag GTATCACGAAAGTAGTCAGATGAGTTCCCTGGAGGAGACCTTTGTTAGTAAAGCTAGTGCTCTGCAGCGACAAGGAAGAGCTGGCCGTGTTAGGGATGGATTCTGCTTCCGAATGTACACAAGAGAGAG GTTTGAAAGTTTCATGGAATATTCTGTTCCGGAAATATTACGTGTGCCTTTGGAGGAATTATGCCTTCATATTATG AAATGCAATCTTGGCTCTCCTGAAGATTTCCTTTCCAGAGCATTAGACCCACCACAGCAGCAAGTAATTGGTAATGCAATGAACCTGTTGAGAAAGATTGGGGCTTGTCTGTTAAACGAGCCCAAGCTGACTCCATTGGGCCAGCACCTTGCAGCCCTTCCTGTCAATGTAAAGATTGGCAAAATGCTTATATTTGGTGCTATATTTGGCTGCTTGGATCCTGTG GCAACTCTGGCTGCTGTTATGACAGAAAAATCCCCATTTACTACACCAATTGGGCGAAAAGATGAAGCAGATCTTGCAAAATCTTCTCTAGCAATGGCAGTTTCAGACCATATAACAATCTACAATGCTTATCTGGG GTGGAAAAAGGCTCGACAAGAAGGGGGGTATCGTGCTGAAATGACTTATTGCAGAAGGAATTTCCTAAATAGGACTTCACTTTTAACTCTGGAG GATGTGAAGCATGAACTCATAAGGGTGGTCAGAGCAGCAGGGTTCACAGCACCTACAATGCAATGTGGATGGGATGGAAATGGAGCCACACAATCCCTTTCTCTCCATGAAATAGCTCTTCTTAAAGCTGTGTTGACTGCAGGGCTGTATGACAACgtaggaaaaataatatatacaaAGTCTGTGGATATTACAGAGAAGCTGGCTTGCATGGTAGAAACTGCTCAGGGTAAAGCACAAGTGCATCCCTCCTCTGTAAATCGAGACTTACAGACATACGGATGGCTCCTTTACCAGGAGAAG GTGAGGTACACTAAGGTGTATTTGAGAGAGACTACTTTAATATCCCCctttcccattttgctttttggtgGGGATATAGAAGTGCAACATCGGGAGCGCCTACTGACAGTTGATGGCTGGATCCATTTTCAG GCTCCTGTAAAGATAGCAGTAATTTTCAAACAGCTCAGAGTTCTCATTGAGtctgttttaaagaagaaaCTTGAAAATCCTAAAATGTCACTTGAAG atGACAAGGTCTTACACATCATCAAAGAACTGATAAAAACAGAGAATggtaactga
- the DHX29 gene encoding ATP-dependent RNA helicase DHX29 isoform X3 produces MGGRNKKQRAGSAAHTASAATAAARARAAAEVGAAAAAEAGSRATSRPPPASKEPRVKQGPKTYSFSSTTDSSAAANLDKSVLKVMINGNLEKRIIDVINDHKKQNDDKGMISRRLTAKKLQDVYMALQRFSFKTEHIEEAMKNTLLYGGDLHSALDWLCLNLPDHALPEGFSQQFEEQQQKPRAKFCSPVLQREHPPGLVDNKKKENGPETKQMNVEKEVSMKEWILRYAEQQSDEEKNESVTEADEEKFDPNERYVHLAAKLSEAKEQASISKQDKDKHGQKVAQEKIRRIQQEMAILEEHPVFNLAIKISNQQQNEKKKTPSPQLQETTLDLSLLEKPDGAAKEDKVKKKEPLDIRNFDYSARSWTGKSPKQFLIDWCRKNFPKSPNPAFEKVPVGKYWKCRVRITKSSDDVMAMCPTIVTEDSMQAQHLAATLALYHLTKGQSVHQLLPPTYRDVWLEWRDIEKKKEEENKIETNKPRDNFIARLLNKLKQQQQLQSENQPKVSEGPEDSWENLVSDEDFSSLSLATSDTDNLEPSRILFKKLQSSSRYQRLLNERQELPVFKHRYSIVETLKKHRVVVVAGETGSGKSTQNSLCGYQIRMESRTGEATRLLYCTTGVLLRKLQEDGLLSSISHVIVDEVHERSVQSDFLLVILKEILHKRSDLHLILMSATVDSEKFSSYFSHCPILRISGRSYPVEIFHVEDVIEATGYVLEKDSEYCQKFLEEEEEVTINVTSKGGGITKYQEYVPIQSGSGIDLAPYYEKYSSRTQQAIFYMNPYKINLELILELLAYLDRSPQFKNIEGAVLIFLPGLAHIQQLYDLISTDRRFNLRDRHRLIALHSVLSTQDQAAAFTIPPLGIRKIVLATNIAETGITIPDVVFVIDTGRTKENRYHESSQMSSLEETFVSKASALQRQGRAGRVRDGFCFRMYTRERFESFMEYSVPEILRVPLEELCLHIMKCNLGSPEDFLSRALDPPQQQVIGNAMNLLRKIGACLLNEPKLTPLGQHLAALPVNVKIGKMLIFGAIFGCLDPVATLAAVMTEKSPFTTPIGRKDEADLAKSSLAMAVSDHITIYNAYLGWKKARQEGGYRAEMTYCRRNFLNRTSLLTLEDVKHELIRVVRAAGFTAPTMQCGWDGNGATQSLSLHEIALLKAVLTAGLYDNVGKIIYTKSVDITEKLACMVETAQGKAQVHPSSVNRDLQTYGWLLYQEKVRYTKVYLRETTLISPFPILLFGGDIEVQHRERLLTVDGWIHFQAPVKIAVIFKQLRVLIESVLKKKLENPKMSLEDDKVLHIIKELIKTENGN; encoded by the exons GTAATGATAAATGGTAATTTGGAGAAAAGGATTATTGATGTAATCAATGaccataaaaaacaaaatgatgACAAAGGAATGATTTCCAGAAGACTTACTGCTAAGAAACTACAG GATGTATACATGGCTTTACAAAGATTCTCTTTTAAGACTGAGCACATTgaggaagcaatgaaaaacaCGCTTTTATATGGTGGTGATCTTCACTCTGCGCTTGATTGGCTTTGTTTAAATCTTCCTGACC atgcCTTGCCTGAAGGGTTTAGCCAGCAGTTTGAAGAACAGCAACAGAAACCTAGAGCAAAATTTTGTTCTCCTGTTTTACAACGTGAACATCCACCTGGCTTAGTagataataaaaagaaagaaaatggccCTGAAACTAAG CAGATGAATGTGGAGAAAGAAGTGAGTATGAAGGAATGGATTTTGCGATATGCCGAGCAACAGAGTGATGAAGAGAAGAATGAGTCTGTGACAGAGGCAGATGAAGAAAAGTTTGACCCA AATGAGAGGTATGTACATCTAGCTGCCAAGctttcagaagcaaaagaacaaGCAAGCATCTCCAAGCAAGACAAAGACAAGCACGGCCAGAAGGTAGcacaggagaaaataagaagaattCAGCAAG AAATGGCAATACTTGAAGAACATCCAGTATTTAATCTGGCTATAAAGATTtcaaaccaacaacaaaatgaaaagaaaaaaactcccTCACCTCAGCTGCAAGAAACCACTTTGGATTTGAGCTTGCTTGAAAAACCTGATGGTGCTGCAAAGGAAGACAAAG tgaaaaagaaagaaccaCTAGATATAAGAAATTTTGATTATAGTGCTCGAAGCTGGACTGGTAAATCTCCGAAACAATTTTTGATTGACTGGTGCAGGAAGAATTTTCCCAAGAGCCCAAATCCTGCTTTTGAAAAGGTTCCAGTTGGAAAATATTGGAAATGTAG GGTCAGGATTACCAAATCATCGGATGACGTAATGGCGATGTGTCCTACAATTGTAACAGAAGATAGTATGCAAGCACAACATCTAGCTGCTACTTTGGCACTCTACCATTTAACCAAAGGACAA TCAGTTCATCAGTTGCTGCCTCCTACCTACCGAGATGTCTGGCTGGAATGGAGggatattgaaaagaaaaaggaagaagaaaacaagatagAAACCAACAAACCTCGTGATAACTTTATTGCTAGATTATTAAACAAActcaaacaacaacaacagctaCAATCCGAAAACCAACCGAAAGTATCTGAGGGTCCTGAAGATTCCTGGGAAAACTTAGTTTCTGATGAGGACTTTAGCAGTCTCTCCCTTGCGACGTCAGACACAGATAATTTGGAACCTTCAAGGATTTTGTTCAAAAAGCTCCAAAGTTCCTCCAGATACCAGAGGCTTCTGAATGAGAGACAGGAGTTACCTGTGTTCAAGCACAGATACTCGATTGTAGAAACTCTTAAAAAACATCGAGTAGTTGTTGTGGCTGGTGAAACAGGCAGTGGGAAGAGTACCCAG AATTCCCTGTGCGGATATCAAATTCGTATGGAATCAAGAACAGGAGAAGCCACCAGGCTACTGTATTGTACAACAGGTGTCTTGCTTCGGAAACTTCAAGAAGATGGTCTTCTTTCAAGTATATCTCATGTTATTGTGGATGAG GTACATGAAAGAAGTGTCCAGTCTGATTTCTTGCTAGTTATTCTGAAGGAGATCTTACATAAGCGTTCAGACCTGCATCTGATTTTAATGAGTGCTACTGTAGACAGTGAGAAGTTTTCCAGCTATTTCTCACACTGTCCAATTTTAAGGATCTCAGGGAGGAGTTACCCTGTTGAG ATTTTCCATGTTGAAGATGTAATTGAAGCAACTGGCTATGTTCTGGAGAAAGACTCGGAATATTGTCAGAAGTtcttggaggaggaggaggaagtaaCAATAAATGTTACTAGCAAAGGAGGAGGCATTACAAAGTATCAG gagTATGTTCCAATCCAGTCTGGATCTGGTATTGATTTGGCTCCTTACTATGAGAAGTATAGCAGTCGTACGCAGCAAGCTATCTTCTATATGAACCCTTACAAGATCAACCTTGAACTTATCTTGGAGTTGCTTGCATACTTAG ATAGAAGTCCCCAGTTCAAGAACATTGAGGGTGCTGTGCTGATCTTTTTACCAGGCCTTGCCCATATCCAACAGCTGTACGATCTCATTTCAACTGACAGAAGATTTAACTTGCGTGACAG GCACAGGTTGATAGCTTTGCATTCTGTTCTTTCAACTCAAGATCAAGCAGCTGCATTTACAATACCTCCTCTTGGTATTAGAAAG ATTGTTTTGGCAACCAATATAGCAGAGACAGGTATTACAATACCAGATGTTGTCTTTGTAATTGATACTgggagaacaaaagaaaatag GTATCACGAAAGTAGTCAGATGAGTTCCCTGGAGGAGACCTTTGTTAGTAAAGCTAGTGCTCTGCAGCGACAAGGAAGAGCTGGCCGTGTTAGGGATGGATTCTGCTTCCGAATGTACACAAGAGAGAG GTTTGAAAGTTTCATGGAATATTCTGTTCCGGAAATATTACGTGTGCCTTTGGAGGAATTATGCCTTCATATTATG AAATGCAATCTTGGCTCTCCTGAAGATTTCCTTTCCAGAGCATTAGACCCACCACAGCAGCAAGTAATTGGTAATGCAATGAACCTGTTGAGAAAGATTGGGGCTTGTCTGTTAAACGAGCCCAAGCTGACTCCATTGGGCCAGCACCTTGCAGCCCTTCCTGTCAATGTAAAGATTGGCAAAATGCTTATATTTGGTGCTATATTTGGCTGCTTGGATCCTGTG GCAACTCTGGCTGCTGTTATGACAGAAAAATCCCCATTTACTACACCAATTGGGCGAAAAGATGAAGCAGATCTTGCAAAATCTTCTCTAGCAATGGCAGTTTCAGACCATATAACAATCTACAATGCTTATCTGGG GTGGAAAAAGGCTCGACAAGAAGGGGGGTATCGTGCTGAAATGACTTATTGCAGAAGGAATTTCCTAAATAGGACTTCACTTTTAACTCTGGAG GATGTGAAGCATGAACTCATAAGGGTGGTCAGAGCAGCAGGGTTCACAGCACCTACAATGCAATGTGGATGGGATGGAAATGGAGCCACACAATCCCTTTCTCTCCATGAAATAGCTCTTCTTAAAGCTGTGTTGACTGCAGGGCTGTATGACAACgtaggaaaaataatatatacaaAGTCTGTGGATATTACAGAGAAGCTGGCTTGCATGGTAGAAACTGCTCAGGGTAAAGCACAAGTGCATCCCTCCTCTGTAAATCGAGACTTACAGACATACGGATGGCTCCTTTACCAGGAGAAG GTGAGGTACACTAAGGTGTATTTGAGAGAGACTACTTTAATATCCCCctttcccattttgctttttggtgGGGATATAGAAGTGCAACATCGGGAGCGCCTACTGACAGTTGATGGCTGGATCCATTTTCAG GCTCCTGTAAAGATAGCAGTAATTTTCAAACAGCTCAGAGTTCTCATTGAGtctgttttaaagaagaaaCTTGAAAATCCTAAAATGTCACTTGAAG atGACAAGGTCTTACACATCATCAAAGAACTGATAAAAACAGAGAATggtaactga